TTACTGAATTTATAACGTCCAACAGCTCTCCTCCCCCTGGGTCTCTGTCGTTTAAGTGATTAAACTTTCTCCCGTAACCGGTAGATCCCCTATAGTTGGGACAGATTACTTTAAACCCTTTCTCCAAAAGGAACTGAATTTCTGGGTTAAAATTATTCATGCATTCCCAATCTGGACCACCGTGAATATAGACTACACCCTTATCCTCATCACCCTTTTCATAGAGTAAAGCATAAATCCTAACTCCATTAGAATCATAAGAAACGACCTTAGGCTTTATGAAATCACCTTTAACGTTACTCATTGAGTCAGTTAGCCTCTCTACTTCTTTTCCATATCTGTATAAATCTGCTGATCTATCATGTTTAGAGTTTATAAAATAAAGATAATCACCATCAACCGTCAAGGTGCGTGTAAATCCTTCATTTACAATCTCCTTCTCATGAACTAGAACAAAGTCACCGTGCATATCTTCAACATAAGCAATAGAACCCTTATATGGAATAGCTTCAAATATTTCATAGTTGCTTTCCTTTATTTTTCTGATTTCCCCTTTTAGAATGTCAAATTCATAAACTTTAAACAAATCCTCGTGATTCGAGAGGAAGATGAATGACGAAGGAGAAGTAAAACAGTTCTCATTTGCAAGCTCCTGCTCTGAATTTGGAATGTTAATTACATGAATTTCATTACCGCTGAGATCTGTTACGTGAATATTGTTATCATAAATTCCCGTGGAATAGACTATGTATTTACCGTTAAAACAGTAATTGTTTACGGGTCCTTCACCCTTACTTAGCTTTATGTATTTTCCTTCATTGTAAAGGTAAAGATGTAATGTCCTTTTGTCATAATTTGATATTACTAATATCCCTTCTTTTGTCTCATGGGGAGAAACATTATCAAACTCATTGTCAATAATTTTCTCTATCTTCCCGTCATCATAAAGATAGACCTTTCTTATTTCACTGCCATTTGGGTCTACGGTGATAAACATTTTATTTCTATTTATCCAGTCAACATCCTCAACGTAACCCTCAAGTTGGACCTTTTCCCCATTAACGTAAAGGACCGGTTTTTCATCTCTTATAATTGTCGCAATTTTTCCGTTATATACGTCATAATTTAGTACAGGTTTTATCTTGAATAAATCTTCATATTTCATAAATAATAGAAAGAGAGTAAAAATAAAAAGTTATTCAGAAAGCTGGCCTTATATCACCTATCACTCCCGGTCAGGTTCATCATCAAAACATGATATAAATTCTCCAAATTTAAATTATTACTATACTAATGAGGCTAAAAAATGAATAGTGAGGCTTATATCTGCTAGATTTATGTTAAAGAAGATGATTATGGGGGTGAGATGTTTTGATAAGCATATGACTTCAGCTTATTTGTTAGCTTTAAGAGGATTAGAAGTGATTAAAAATGGCTAAAAAGTTACGTAAATATGTTAAGACTTCTAAAAACGATGCCATACTTTATTAAACTGGGAAAAGTTTAAAATTGCTGGTACCAGCATTTTACTGGTACCAGCAAAATGTGGTTTATATATGGACCTCCAACTCCTAATCCATTTGGCAGAGATCAAGAGATAGATACTTTGGTACGATTTATGAAAAACGGTCAGCCAGTAAGCTTAATAGGCCCTAGGAGGATCGGAAAAACCTCAATATTATTAGCCTCTCTTAATAAATCTTCTTTACCTTTTGTTTTGATTTCGGTAGAG
The sequence above is drawn from the Sulfurisphaera tokodaii str. 7 genome and encodes:
- a CDS encoding S9 family peptidase codes for the protein MKYEDLFKIKPVLNYDVYNGKIATIIRDEKPVLYVNGEKVQLEGYVEDVDWINRNKMFITVDPNGSEIRKVYLYDDGKIEKIIDNEFDNVSPHETKEGILVISNYDKRTLHLYLYNEGKYIKLSKGEGPVNNYCFNGKYIVYSTGIYDNNIHVTDLSGNEIHVINIPNSEQELANENCFTSPSSFIFLSNHEDLFKVYEFDILKGEIRKIKESNYEIFEAIPYKGSIAYVEDMHGDFVLVHEKEIVNEGFTRTLTVDGDYLYFINSKHDRSADLYRYGKEVERLTDSMSNVKGDFIKPKVVSYDSNGVRIYALLYEKGDEDKGVVYIHGGPDWECMNNFNPEIQFLLEKGFKVICPNYRGSTGYGRKFNHLNDRDPGGGELLDVINSVKVLGVKKVAIIGASYGGYLTMMAITKFPDLWCSAVAVVPFVNWFTEKKFEREVLQQYDEIKVGNDENLLKDRSPIFFIDRIKAPLLLLAGENDPRCPAEETLQVVEELKKLGRKVKYKIYKDEGHGFAKMENYVDSIRETVEFISTHC